In Limosilactobacillus sp. WILCCON 0051, a single window of DNA contains:
- a CDS encoding homoserine O-succinyltransferase, with product MTNPHLKIGILNLMHDKAATQQRFSSIFKTLDPTVELTFFYPVDHYRNRPVPELVQQISEPLDLNKVSQLQGFIITGAPIEQIPFAQVEYHDEVTRLIDTLVDLNIPQLYICWGAMAAANYLYGIEKRQLTKKYFGVFDNEVLVETPVLNGLTVPFPAPHARYAELDHDQIRQTPELTINAVSSDDYLLSLTGSDNQDFLFAHLEYDRLALLAEYQRETAAHPDRHYALPKNYFKDINTLTDPQFKWEKVQQLYFKNWLQKTAEYSQNALTIA from the coding sequence ATGACTAATCCGCATCTTAAAATTGGCATCTTAAACTTGATGCATGACAAGGCTGCCACTCAGCAGCGTTTTTCATCAATTTTTAAGACCCTTGATCCCACGGTTGAACTTACTTTTTTCTATCCTGTTGACCACTACCGCAATCGGCCGGTCCCAGAACTGGTTCAACAAATCTCTGAACCGCTGGACCTTAACAAAGTAAGTCAGCTGCAAGGATTCATCATTACAGGTGCCCCGATTGAGCAGATTCCGTTTGCACAGGTCGAATATCACGATGAGGTCACGCGCCTGATTGATACGCTGGTCGACCTAAACATCCCGCAGCTCTATATCTGCTGGGGTGCCATGGCTGCCGCTAACTATTTATATGGCATTGAAAAACGGCAATTGACCAAAAAATACTTCGGTGTCTTTGACAATGAGGTTTTGGTTGAAACCCCCGTTTTAAATGGCCTGACAGTTCCCTTCCCAGCACCGCATGCACGCTATGCCGAGCTGGACCATGACCAGATTCGCCAAACGCCTGAACTGACGATCAACGCCGTGTCCAGTGATGACTATCTGCTTTCGCTAACCGGCAGCGACAATCAAGACTTTTTGTTTGCCCACCTTGAATACGATCGTCTGGCACTATTAGCCGAATATCAACGGGAAACAGCTGCTCATCCCGATCGTCATTACGCATTGCCAAAGAATTATTTTAAAGACATTAATACGCTGACTGATCCCCAATTCAAGTGGGAAAAGGTCCAGCAGCTGTATTTTAAGAACTGGCTGCAAAAAACGGCTGAATATTCACAAAACGCACTAACCATTGCCTAA
- the cysK gene encoding cysteine synthase A, whose protein sequence is MSKIYTSIDQLIGNTPLLKLNRIVPEDAADVYVKLEFFNPAGSIKDRIALAMIEKAEAEGKLKPGDTIIEPTSGNTGIGLASVAAAKGYHLIIVMPETMSVERRKLMQGYGAELILTPGADGMKGSIAKAQELVDTKGYFMPMQFENPANPAIHEATTGQEIIDAFGKDDLPDAFVAGVGTGGTLSGIGHALKKVDPNVKVYALEPAESPLLKEGKAGKHKIQGISAGFIPKTLDQEVYDGIIEVSSDDAIKTGQAVGRLEGFLPGISAGANIYGAIELAKQLGKGKKVVTVSPDGGDRYLSTDLFNY, encoded by the coding sequence ATGTCAAAAATCTACACTTCAATCGACCAACTGATCGGCAACACGCCTCTTTTAAAGCTTAACCGGATCGTTCCTGAAGATGCCGCCGACGTTTACGTAAAGCTGGAATTCTTCAACCCAGCTGGCTCCATCAAAGACCGGATCGCGCTGGCCATGATTGAAAAAGCCGAAGCAGAAGGCAAGCTCAAGCCTGGCGATACGATCATCGAACCAACCTCAGGCAACACTGGGATTGGGCTGGCCAGCGTAGCAGCTGCCAAGGGCTATCACCTGATTATCGTAATGCCAGAAACGATGAGCGTTGAGCGTCGCAAGCTGATGCAGGGCTATGGCGCGGAACTGATTCTGACGCCTGGTGCCGATGGAATGAAGGGCTCAATTGCCAAAGCCCAAGAACTGGTTGACACCAAAGGCTACTTTATGCCAATGCAGTTTGAAAACCCAGCCAACCCAGCAATTCACGAAGCAACGACTGGTCAAGAAATCATTGATGCTTTTGGCAAAGACGATCTGCCTGACGCTTTTGTTGCCGGGGTTGGTACTGGCGGCACGCTGAGCGGTATCGGTCACGCCTTGAAAAAAGTTGATCCAAACGTTAAGGTCTACGCTTTGGAGCCTGCTGAGTCACCACTGCTTAAAGAAGGCAAGGCTGGCAAGCACAAGATCCAAGGTATCAGTGCCGGTTTCATTCCTAAGACGCTGGATCAAGAAGTCTACGACGGCATTATTGAAGTTTCCAGCGATGATGCCATCAAGACTGGTCAAGCAGTCGGTCGTCTGGAAGGCTTCTTGCCAGGTATCTCAGCCGGTGCCAACATTTATGGCGCAATTGAATTAGCCAAGCAGCTGGGCAAAGGCAAGAAGGTCGTAACCGTATCTCCTGATGGCGGCGACCGCTACCTGTCCACTGATCTGTTCAACTACTAA
- the citX gene encoding citrate lyase holo-[acyl-carrier protein] synthase, with amino-acid sequence MNHLFENGKPQSIPAVLANRDRRVALQNQLTSKYPDQTVIAAKLNIPGPIKNNQTIKDFFAAGLAVFEKQLGAKFQFRMTEQWLGESTGPERFYLVDGPAAQVKQLTTEFEEAQAAHRLFDLDVLSRQNDQTVSISRTELGLPKRQCLICGRPAKECARSRRHSVDELQDRVAALIENY; translated from the coding sequence ATGAATCATTTATTTGAAAACGGAAAGCCGCAATCAATCCCGGCCGTCTTGGCAAACCGTGATCGACGCGTGGCTCTGCAGAATCAGCTGACGTCAAAATATCCAGATCAGACTGTGATTGCTGCTAAGCTGAATATTCCTGGACCAATCAAGAACAATCAAACGATCAAGGACTTTTTTGCGGCAGGCTTGGCAGTTTTTGAAAAACAGCTGGGCGCCAAGTTTCAGTTTAGGATGACTGAGCAATGGCTAGGGGAGTCGACGGGGCCAGAACGCTTCTATCTGGTTGATGGCCCAGCCGCGCAGGTCAAACAGCTGACGACTGAATTTGAAGAGGCTCAGGCTGCTCATCGGCTGTTTGATCTTGATGTCTTGAGCCGTCAAAACGATCAGACCGTTTCGATATCGCGGACCGAACTGGGACTGCCTAAGCGCCAATGCCTGATCTGTGGCCGGCCAGCCAAGGAATGTGCTCGATCGCGACGACATTCGGTTGATGAACTGCAGGATCGTGTGGCCGCATTGATCGAAAATTATTGA
- the rpmA gene encoding 50S ribosomal protein L27: MIMDLQFFSHHKGGGSTANGRNSAGRRLGTKAADGSVVTAGSIIYRQRGTHIHPGENVGRGGDDTLFAKIDGVVKFERMGRSNRKVSVYPVAE, from the coding sequence ATGATTATGGATCTTCAATTCTTCTCCCACCACAAAGGGGGCGGTTCGACTGCCAACGGTCGTAACTCTGCTGGTCGTCGTCTGGGAACTAAGGCTGCTGACGGTTCTGTCGTAACGGCCGGTTCTATCATCTACCGTCAACGTGGTACCCACATTCACCCAGGTGAAAACGTAGGTCGCGGTGGTGACGACACTTTGTTTGCTAAGATCGACGGCGTTGTTAAGTTTGAACGCATGGGTCGCAGCAACCGTAAAGTTTCGGTTTACCCAGTTGCCGAATAA
- a CDS encoding ribosomal-processing cysteine protease Prp yields the protein MIRAVFHTNQDHGIASFEMTGHADHGDYGQDIVCAAVSALAIATVNGLERVVKQPATITADHANGGLLKVSSIDPGHDSQILMQTFLDAMLDIQEQYAENIDIKMS from the coding sequence ATGATTCGCGCGGTTTTTCATACCAATCAGGATCATGGAATAGCTTCGTTTGAGATGACTGGGCATGCCGATCATGGCGATTATGGACAAGACATTGTCTGTGCTGCGGTTTCTGCTTTGGCAATCGCAACGGTCAATGGCTTAGAAAGAGTCGTCAAGCAGCCTGCCACGATTACGGCAGACCATGCGAATGGCGGTTTGCTTAAGGTCAGCTCTATTGATCCGGGACACGATTCCCAGATTTTAATGCAGACCTTCTTGGATGCCATGCTTGACATTCAAGAACAGTATGCTGAAAATATTGACATAAAAATGTCTTAA
- the rplU gene encoding 50S ribosomal protein L21: MYAIIVTGGKQYKVEAGQAIYVEKLDAKEGEKVTFDKVIFVGGDDVKVGTPFVDGATVEGTVDKQGKEKKVVTFKYKPKKHTHTKKGHRQPYTKVTIDTINA, encoded by the coding sequence ATGTACGCAATTATCGTTACTGGCGGCAAGCAATACAAGGTAGAAGCTGGTCAAGCTATCTACGTTGAAAAGCTGGACGCAAAAGAAGGCGAAAAGGTAACTTTTGACAAGGTTATCTTCGTAGGCGGCGACGACGTTAAGGTCGGCACGCCATTTGTTGACGGTGCTACTGTTGAAGGTACTGTTGACAAGCAAGGCAAGGAAAAGAAGGTTGTTACCTTCAAGTACAAGCCAAAGAAGCACACCCACACCAAGAAGGGTCACCGTCAACCATACACTAAGGTTACGATTGACACGATCAACGCTTAA
- a CDS encoding TetR/AcrR family transcriptional regulator has protein sequence MTGSKVDPRVVKTRSSLRKALVYLMKHEKLENISVQKITETANITRGTFYLHYKDKRDFIKSAMNEILDDLFAQIMVERQISTSGNSVQVLSLNEAFQCIENSAEVFDVLLNNERNDFFYAQLYDRLCQELTKYAKQLDSEFDDFDVPVKMQVSFLASAVLGVIKSWLQDGMIYTPRYMTQSMMKMLQQFSGEGMLLTSFFDGKVKSALEI, from the coding sequence ATGACGGGCAGCAAGGTTGATCCTCGTGTAGTCAAGACCCGCAGTAGTCTCCGCAAGGCACTTGTTTATCTGATGAAGCATGAGAAGCTTGAAAACATCAGCGTCCAAAAGATTACTGAAACGGCAAATATTACTCGAGGCACATTTTATCTGCATTACAAGGACAAACGCGACTTTATCAAATCAGCAATGAATGAGATTCTGGATGATCTGTTTGCACAAATTATGGTTGAGCGTCAGATCTCAACTTCTGGCAACTCAGTTCAGGTACTGTCTTTAAATGAAGCCTTTCAATGCATTGAAAACAGTGCAGAAGTCTTTGATGTCTTATTGAATAATGAACGCAATGATTTCTTCTATGCACAGCTCTATGATCGTCTCTGCCAGGAATTAACGAAATATGCCAAACAGTTGGATAGTGAATTTGACGATTTCGATGTTCCAGTCAAAATGCAGGTTTCATTTTTGGCATCTGCCGTGCTGGGCGTAATCAAAAGCTGGCTGCAGGATGGCATGATCTATACGCCACGCTATATGACGCAAAGTATGATGAAGATGCTGCAGCAGTTCAGCGGTGAGGGAATGCTTTTAACCTCGTTTTTTGATGGTAAGGTAAAATCCGCATTAGAAATCTAG
- a CDS encoding NAD(P)H-binding protein, whose product MPQNTAILLGATGEVGGHILQELLMSTHYHKIHVVGRTSINQIPNHPKIEKSIIDFEIPSVNPNILPGADVFCAIGTGDRQLFEKVDYGYAYNFAKLCAGKVRSFNLVSAMGANSKTHYHYLQVKGRLEDDLLKLDLGTHRFYRPSMLIAPARNDLTISDAIWIRIFQAISPVLIGPMAGWKGIRPAQVAHAMVKNAAIENKQTVYLHNDMID is encoded by the coding sequence ATGCCCCAAAATACTGCCATCCTTTTAGGCGCGACCGGTGAAGTCGGCGGTCACATTCTACAAGAACTGTTGATGAGCACTCACTACCATAAAATCCATGTCGTTGGTCGCACTTCCATTAATCAGATTCCCAACCATCCTAAAATCGAAAAATCCATAATTGACTTTGAAATTCCCAGCGTAAACCCCAATATTTTACCAGGAGCCGATGTTTTCTGCGCAATTGGTACCGGCGATCGGCAGCTGTTTGAAAAAGTGGACTACGGCTATGCGTATAATTTTGCCAAACTCTGTGCCGGCAAGGTCAGAAGCTTTAACTTAGTTTCCGCAATGGGTGCCAACAGTAAAACTCATTATCACTATCTACAGGTCAAGGGACGGTTGGAAGACGATCTGCTCAAGCTCGACCTGGGGACTCACCGTTTCTATCGTCCATCCATGCTGATTGCTCCTGCACGTAATGACCTGACCATTAGCGATGCAATCTGGATCAGAATCTTTCAAGCAATCTCGCCTGTATTGATTGGACCAATGGCAGGATGGAAAGGCATCCGTCCTGCACAGGTTGCCCATGCGATGGTTAAAAATGCCGCAATTGAAAACAAGCAGACGGTTTATCTTCATAATGACATGATTGACTGA
- a CDS encoding dUTP diphosphatase, with translation MLDITKLLHESIEFDWQLDEDHDIQLGAEARVQNVFTALDVELAEIANAAEWFKVWKEHQGKQLPGRTHHQTVLEEYVDALNFFLLFSAKKQWTHLIVLDEQMLTRIKNGKPAEKVPDWNKEYLAIKNFLYGSYFSHRQEDFRHAWHLFLKLGLVDFGFTEDEIMAAYEEKLKINIQRQEDNY, from the coding sequence TTGTTAGATATTACTAAGTTGCTGCACGAATCAATTGAATTTGACTGGCAGCTGGATGAGGATCATGATATTCAACTTGGTGCCGAAGCTCGCGTACAAAACGTCTTTACTGCCTTGGACGTTGAACTGGCTGAGATTGCCAATGCCGCGGAATGGTTCAAGGTGTGGAAGGAACATCAAGGAAAACAGCTTCCCGGCCGGACGCATCATCAAACGGTATTAGAGGAATATGTTGATGCGCTGAATTTCTTTTTGCTGTTTAGCGCCAAAAAGCAGTGGACGCATCTGATCGTGTTGGATGAGCAAATGCTGACCCGGATCAAAAACGGCAAACCGGCCGAAAAGGTACCAGATTGGAACAAGGAATATCTGGCAATCAAAAACTTCTTGTATGGCAGCTACTTCAGTCATCGGCAAGAAGATTTCCGCCATGCCTGGCATCTGTTCTTAAAACTGGGGCTGGTTGATTTTGGCTTTACCGAAGATGAAATCATGGCAGCCTATGAAGAAAAGCTGAAGATCAATATTCAGCGTCAAGAAGATAACTATTAA
- a CDS encoding exonuclease SbcC, translating into MANVEQTNGALDVSQAINKQIAVKIKYLQELETAVDHHDDCKVYQLLDNQRYAAEIEHREQQPNEQGVMNLVDDLADQLSNFLSANLIQYLGRAYPFFYYEEYQTGHYRIYFGNWWDRRRFGELDVLNIRFAFDQEEYQKLARAFELSKQNKRYNSDRIEQISSENDRLQKLIDSRQEREQKRSELQSQLKDASAHSGLFESNKNREARQVIVEQISKLEDEEQESRTAADTIKENERVVLDLSKENTILSYEQKSIVDTFGTFEDFELANRNLYASYLKSLGGKQAGVSADEQ; encoded by the coding sequence ATGGCAAATGTTGAACAGACAAATGGTGCGCTTGATGTAAGCCAAGCAATCAATAAGCAAATTGCTGTCAAGATCAAGTATCTGCAAGAATTGGAAACCGCGGTCGATCATCATGATGACTGCAAGGTATATCAATTGCTGGACAATCAACGCTATGCTGCTGAAATTGAGCATCGCGAGCAGCAGCCAAACGAACAGGGCGTAATGAACCTGGTCGATGATCTGGCTGACCAGTTGAGCAATTTTTTGAGTGCCAACCTGATTCAATATTTGGGCAGGGCCTATCCGTTCTTTTACTACGAGGAATACCAGACTGGTCACTACCGCATCTATTTTGGAAATTGGTGGGATCGGCGGCGGTTTGGCGAATTAGACGTGCTGAATATCCGCTTTGCCTTTGATCAGGAAGAATACCAAAAGCTGGCGCGCGCTTTTGAGTTGAGCAAGCAAAACAAGCGTTATAACAGTGATCGCATTGAACAGATCTCCAGTGAAAACGATCGTCTGCAAAAACTGATTGACAGTCGTCAGGAACGTGAACAAAAGCGGTCCGAACTGCAGAGTCAGCTTAAGGATGCCAGTGCACACAGCGGTTTGTTTGAATCCAATAAAAATCGTGAAGCACGGCAGGTAATCGTTGAACAGATCAGTAAGTTAGAAGATGAAGAACAAGAATCACGGACAGCGGCTGATACGATTAAAGAAAATGAGCGTGTAGTCCTGGATCTGTCCAAAGAAAACACAATCTTGAGCTATGAACAAAAGAGTATTGTTGATACGTTTGGCACGTTTGAGGACTTTGAACTGGCCAACCGGAATCTGTATGCCAGCTATCTTAAGAGCCTTGGCGGCAAGCAAGCGGGGGTGAGTGCAGATGAGCAATAA
- the glnA gene encoding type I glutamate--ammonia ligase codes for MAKHVFTKEEVHELVEKENVHFLRVMFSDLFGTTKSVDLPVSQLDKLMNNKMMFDGSSIDGFVRINESDMYLYPDMSTWLVFPWGEEHGKVARVICSVHMTDGTPFAGDPRNNLIRVLDDMKKAGFTSFNIGPEPEFFLFKTDEKGNPTTEVNDNENYFDMEPADAGENCRRDIVLALEKMGFDVEAAHHEVAPGQHEVDFKYANALEAADNIQTFKFVVKSVAKKHGLHATFMPKPLSGINGSGMHTNMSLFDKDGNNAFYDEKGELQLSDTAYHFLAGILKHARALTAVCNPTVNSYKRLVPGYEAPVYVAWSASNRSPLIRIPDDRKMGTRVEMRSVDCTANPYLAIAAILEAGLDGLRNNLTPMKEVTENIYMMTPEEREAKGIEDLPSNLHNALKSLRADEVVRESMGEHLYTNFFEAKTREYDGYRQHVSDWEREKYMLQY; via the coding sequence ATGGCAAAACACGTATTCACTAAAGAAGAAGTTCATGAATTGGTTGAAAAGGAAAACGTTCATTTTCTGCGGGTAATGTTCTCAGATCTGTTTGGTACGACTAAGAGCGTGGACCTGCCTGTCAGCCAATTAGACAAGCTGATGAACAACAAGATGATGTTTGATGGCTCTTCAATTGACGGCTTTGTCCGCATCAATGAAAGTGACATGTACCTCTACCCTGACATGTCAACTTGGCTGGTCTTTCCTTGGGGTGAGGAACACGGTAAGGTAGCCCGCGTGATCTGCAGCGTGCACATGACTGATGGCACGCCATTTGCTGGTGACCCACGCAACAACCTGATCCGCGTTTTAGACGACATGAAGAAGGCAGGCTTTACTTCATTCAACATCGGTCCAGAACCAGAATTCTTCTTGTTCAAGACTGATGAAAAGGGCAATCCAACGACTGAAGTAAACGACAACGAAAACTACTTTGACATGGAACCTGCCGATGCTGGTGAAAACTGCCGTCGCGACATCGTTTTGGCACTGGAAAAGATGGGCTTTGACGTTGAGGCTGCTCACCATGAAGTTGCTCCTGGCCAACACGAAGTCGACTTTAAGTACGCTAATGCTCTGGAAGCTGCTGACAACATTCAAACGTTCAAGTTCGTTGTTAAGTCAGTTGCTAAAAAGCATGGTCTGCACGCCACGTTTATGCCAAAGCCATTGTCTGGCATCAACGGTTCTGGGATGCACACCAACATGTCGCTGTTTGACAAGGACGGCAACAACGCCTTCTACGATGAAAAGGGCGAACTGCAATTGTCTGATACGGCCTACCACTTCCTGGCTGGTATCTTGAAGCACGCTCGCGCACTGACGGCAGTCTGCAACCCAACCGTCAACTCCTACAAGCGTCTGGTACCAGGCTATGAAGCACCGGTTTACGTTGCCTGGTCTGCATCCAACCGTTCACCATTGATTCGGATCCCAGACGACCGCAAGATGGGAACGCGGGTTGAAATGCGTTCCGTTGACTGCACGGCTAACCCATACCTGGCAATTGCTGCTATTTTGGAAGCCGGTCTGGACGGTCTGCGCAACAACCTGACGCCAATGAAGGAAGTTACGGAAAACATCTACATGATGACGCCAGAAGAACGTGAAGCCAAGGGCATTGAGGATCTGCCATCCAACCTGCACAATGCTTTGAAGAGTCTGCGTGCTGATGAAGTCGTTCGTGAATCAATGGGCGAACACCTCTACACGAACTTCTTTGAGGCCAAGACGCGTGAATACGATGGTTACCGTCAACACGTTTCTGACTGGGAACGTGAAAAGTACATGCTCCAATACTAA
- the miaA gene encoding tRNA (adenosine(37)-N6)-dimethylallyltransferase MiaA, translated as MTKAIAIVGPTAVGKTALSIQLAHHLNGEVISGDSMQIYRHLDIGTAKITPAEMEGVPHHLINIRNLNQRFSAAEFQKLANEQIEQIEHKGHLPMIVGGTGFYLQTLTENLALGADHFDEESQRIRDYWHEKAAQNGPEYVWDQLRKKDPQAAAQIPTGNLRRIIRALEVIEKTGHLFSQQTQTKTANEFLLIGLTTERSVLYERINQRVDLMIKNGLLDEARWLYEQGGENYQSGKGIGYRELFSYFKGETTLDDAVAKIKQDSRHYAKRQLTWFRNKMNVQWYDLVSGRNTTNEIEAVVKNWLKN; from the coding sequence TTGACTAAAGCAATTGCGATCGTTGGTCCCACCGCAGTCGGCAAGACCGCGCTGTCGATTCAATTAGCGCATCATTTAAACGGCGAGGTGATTTCAGGTGATTCAATGCAGATCTATCGCCATTTGGATATCGGCACGGCCAAGATTACGCCAGCGGAAATGGAGGGCGTACCGCATCATTTGATCAATATTCGCAACCTTAACCAAAGATTCTCCGCTGCTGAGTTTCAAAAACTGGCCAACGAACAGATTGAACAGATTGAACATAAAGGGCATCTGCCAATGATCGTTGGCGGAACCGGCTTTTACCTGCAGACGCTGACGGAAAATCTGGCATTGGGCGCGGATCATTTTGATGAAGAATCACAAAGAATTCGTGACTACTGGCATGAAAAAGCAGCGCAAAACGGTCCTGAATACGTGTGGGATCAATTGCGAAAAAAAGATCCTCAAGCAGCAGCACAGATTCCAACGGGCAATTTGCGGCGCATCATTCGAGCTTTGGAGGTAATTGAAAAAACCGGTCATCTTTTTTCACAGCAGACTCAGACTAAAACGGCAAATGAATTTTTGCTGATTGGCTTGACGACAGAACGTTCGGTTTTATATGAGCGGATCAATCAGCGGGTCGACTTGATGATTAAAAATGGTCTGCTGGATGAGGCACGCTGGCTGTATGAGCAGGGCGGTGAAAACTATCAGTCTGGCAAAGGAATCGGCTATCGTGAGCTGTTTTCGTACTTTAAGGGTGAGACGACACTTGATGATGCGGTGGCCAAAATCAAGCAGGATTCTCGTCACTATGCCAAACGCCAACTGACTTGGTTTAGAAATAAGATGAACGTTCAATGGTATGATCTGGTTAGTGGTCGGAATACGACTAATGAAATTGAAGCCGTCGTTAAAAACTGGTTAAAAAATTAA
- a CDS encoding DUF3042 family protein, with the protein MKKFTRGFILGTLTTLGAVAGSVAAFHKTVVKPIEEEENRFDENRRAANRKGRSSHQL; encoded by the coding sequence TTGAAAAAATTTACACGTGGTTTTATCCTGGGAACCTTAACGACGCTCGGTGCCGTAGCAGGCAGCGTAGCAGCTTTCCACAAGACGGTCGTTAAGCCCATCGAAGAAGAAGAAAATCGTTTTGATGAGAACCGTCGCGCTGCTAATCGCAAGGGACGCTCTTCTCACCAGCTGTAA
- a CDS encoding rhodanese-like domain-containing protein, translating into MSSGWLIFDIIVLAILVGWGVSAGISAYRRKHYATVLDEDAFREGMRKAQVIDLRQKDAFDKGHILGARSLPYIYLKQQYGELRPDLPVYLYDDGMQLSTQAVTFLAKKGYHKLYILKGGYAEWHGKTKKAKYAD; encoded by the coding sequence ATGAGTTCGGGATGGTTGATTTTTGACATCATCGTGTTGGCAATTTTGGTTGGCTGGGGAGTAAGTGCTGGGATCAGTGCTTATCGGCGCAAGCATTATGCCACGGTGTTGGATGAAGATGCCTTCCGTGAGGGCATGCGTAAGGCGCAGGTGATCGATCTGCGGCAAAAGGATGCTTTTGATAAAGGGCACATTTTGGGCGCCCGCAGTCTTCCATACATCTACCTTAAGCAGCAGTATGGCGAACTGCGGCCAGATCTGCCGGTTTATCTTTATGATGACGGCATGCAGCTGAGTACGCAGGCCGTGACTTTCTTGGCCAAAAAAGGCTACCACAAGCTCTACATCTTAAAGGGCGGCTATGCAGAATGGCACGGCAAGACGAAGAAAGCCAAATACGCTGACTAG
- a CDS encoding ROK family glucokinase, which produces MNKKLIGVDLGGTTIKFAILTDQGEIQQKWSLRTNILDEGSHIVPDIIESINHHIDLYKMDRSQFIGIGMGTPGTVNREEGTVIGAYNLNWKTLQPVKEQIEKGTGLKFALDNDANCAGLGERWKGAGHEGNDVVFITLGTGVGGGIIANGKLVHGVNGAGGEVGHIIVEPNGYECTCGNHGCLEQYASATGIVHLAQDAAEEYEGNSRLKAMIDNGDEITAKIVFDLAKENDFLANEVVKKVTYYLGLACANISNTLNPETVVIGGGVSAAGEFLLKRVQQSFQKFAFPTVRTSTQLKLAQLGNDAGVIGAASLALDFIADEK; this is translated from the coding sequence ATGAACAAGAAGTTAATCGGTGTTGACCTTGGCGGGACCACGATCAAGTTTGCTATTTTGACGGACCAAGGCGAAATCCAACAAAAGTGGTCGCTGCGGACTAACATTTTGGATGAGGGTTCTCACATCGTTCCCGACATTATTGAATCCATCAACCACCACATTGATCTGTACAAGATGGACCGCAGCCAGTTTATCGGGATCGGCATGGGGACGCCAGGAACGGTTAACCGCGAAGAAGGAACGGTTATTGGCGCCTACAACCTGAACTGGAAGACGCTGCAGCCAGTCAAGGAGCAAATCGAAAAAGGTACTGGCCTGAAGTTTGCTCTGGACAACGATGCCAACTGTGCCGGCCTGGGCGAACGCTGGAAGGGTGCCGGTCATGAAGGTAACGACGTGGTATTCATTACGCTGGGAACTGGCGTCGGCGGCGGGATCATCGCCAACGGCAAGCTGGTTCATGGTGTCAATGGTGCTGGTGGTGAAGTTGGCCACATCATCGTTGAACCAAACGGCTATGAATGTACCTGCGGCAACCACGGCTGTCTGGAACAATACGCTTCTGCTACCGGGATCGTTCACCTGGCCCAGGATGCAGCTGAAGAATACGAAGGCAACAGTCGTTTGAAGGCCATGATCGACAATGGCGACGAGATTACGGCCAAGATCGTCTTTGACCTGGCTAAGGAAAACGACTTTTTGGCAAACGAAGTCGTTAAGAAGGTTACGTACTACCTGGGGCTGGCATGTGCCAACATCAGCAACACGCTGAACCCTGAAACGGTGGTTATCGGCGGTGGGGTTTCCGCAGCTGGTGAATTCCTGCTTAAGCGCGTTCAACAAAGCTTCCAAAAGTTCGCTTTTCCAACGGTACGGACTTCCACGCAGCTCAAACTGGCTCAGCTGGGCAATGATGCCGGCGTGATTGGGGCTGCTTCATTGGCGCTTGACTTTATCGCTGATGAAAAATAA
- a CDS encoding YqgQ family protein: MKPIREIRTLYDVQQLLKRFNVFVYVGKRLWDIELMAIEVDNLYQAGVLDKDLYMQAKLVLRKEHRIEEELNQENKSPY; encoded by the coding sequence ATGAAACCAATTCGTGAGATTCGCACGCTATATGATGTTCAACAGCTTTTAAAACGTTTCAACGTCTTCGTCTACGTTGGCAAAAGACTTTGGGATATTGAGCTGATGGCCATCGAAGTTGACAATCTTTATCAAGCAGGTGTCTTGGACAAGGATTTATACATGCAGGCCAAACTGGTTTTAAGAAAAGAGCATCGCATTGAGGAAGAACTGAATCAAGAAAACAAATCGCCTTATTGA